Proteins from a genomic interval of Zingiber officinale cultivar Zhangliang chromosome 2A, Zo_v1.1, whole genome shotgun sequence:
- the LOC122040522 gene encoding histone H2B-like, which yields MAPKAAEKKPAASDKQAEEKEKKLPAEKAPAEKKPKAGKRLPSKDGSAAGVDKKKKKVKKGSETYKIYIFRVLKQVHPDIGISSSSMSIMNSFINDIFEKLAQEAARLARYNKKPTITSREIQTSVRLVLPGELAKHAVSEGTKAVTKFTSS from the coding sequence ATGGCGCCTAAGGCCGCGGAGAAGAAGCCCGCCGCCTCCGACAAGCaggcggaggagaaggagaagaagctccCTGCGGAGAAGGCGCCGGCGGAAAAGAAGCCTAAGGCCGGCAAGCGCCTCCCATCCAAGGACGGCTCCGCTGCTGGCGTcgacaagaaaaagaagaaggtgaagaaGGGATCCGAGACCTACAAAATCTACATCTTCAGGGTGCTCAAGCAGGTTCACCCGGACATCGGGATCTCCAGCAGTTCCATGTCCATCATGAACTCCTTCATCAATGACATCTTCGAGAAGCTCGCCCAGGAGGCAGCCCGCCTTGCTCGCTACAACAAGAAGCCGACCATCACCTCCCGCGAGATCCAGACCTCCGTCCGCCTGGTCCTTCCCGGTGAGCTCGCGAAGCATGCCGTCTCTGAGGGTACCAAGGCCGTCACCAAGTTCACCAGTTCTTGA